One window from the genome of Variovorax sp. PAMC26660 encodes:
- a CDS encoding aspartate aminotransferase family protein, which produces MNASIPASALQSAHAERAANDIAAHLHPFTNLAAHPQVDPLVIERGDGIYVEDDQGRRYLEAMSGLWCVSLGFSNARLAKAGSDALHTLPCYHTFNHRSNAAAIALAEKLIAMAPVPMSKVFFANSGSEANDTAVKLVWYYHNAIGKPAKKKIIARRNAYHGVTVAAASLSGLVPNHRDFDLPIDRILHVDCPHHYRYAEPGETEEAFATRLADALEQRILAEGPDTVGAFIAEPVMGAGGVLVPPATYFEKVQAVLRKYEVLLIADEVICGFCRTGEMFGSTTFGLRPDILTAAKALSSGYVPISAVMVSEQVHAAVAANSGKIGTFGHGFTYSGHPVTAAVALETLRIYEDEEVLAHVKSLAPKFQAGLRRYAGHPHVGEVRGVGLIGALELAADPVKRTPFDPAMKAGARLAEFALAEGLIVRAMGDAVAFCPPLIITAAEVDEMFERFDRAMVRFEASLA; this is translated from the coding sequence ATGAACGCATCCATTCCCGCTTCCGCCCTGCAGTCGGCGCATGCCGAACGCGCCGCCAACGACATCGCGGCCCATCTGCACCCCTTCACCAACCTTGCGGCGCATCCGCAGGTCGACCCGCTCGTGATCGAGCGCGGCGACGGCATCTACGTGGAAGACGACCAGGGCCGCCGCTACCTGGAAGCCATGTCAGGCCTGTGGTGCGTCTCGCTGGGCTTCAGCAATGCGCGCCTGGCCAAGGCCGGCAGCGATGCGCTGCACACGCTGCCTTGTTATCACACCTTCAATCACCGATCGAACGCGGCCGCCATCGCGCTGGCTGAAAAGTTGATTGCGATGGCGCCGGTGCCCATGTCCAAGGTGTTCTTCGCCAACTCGGGCTCGGAGGCCAACGACACGGCGGTCAAGCTGGTCTGGTACTACCACAACGCCATCGGCAAGCCGGCCAAGAAGAAGATCATCGCGCGCCGCAATGCGTACCACGGCGTCACCGTGGCGGCGGCCAGCCTGAGCGGCCTGGTCCCCAACCACCGCGACTTCGACCTGCCCATCGACCGCATCCTGCATGTCGATTGCCCGCACCACTACCGCTACGCCGAGCCCGGCGAAACCGAAGAAGCTTTTGCCACGCGCCTGGCCGATGCGCTGGAGCAGCGCATCCTGGCCGAAGGGCCCGACACCGTGGGCGCCTTCATCGCCGAGCCGGTCATGGGTGCCGGCGGCGTGCTGGTGCCGCCCGCCACCTACTTCGAGAAGGTGCAGGCGGTGCTGCGCAAGTACGAGGTGCTGCTGATCGCCGACGAAGTGATCTGCGGTTTCTGCCGCACCGGCGAGATGTTCGGCTCCACCACCTTCGGCCTGCGGCCCGACATCCTCACGGCCGCCAAGGCGCTGTCGTCGGGCTATGTGCCGATCTCCGCCGTCATGGTGTCCGAGCAGGTGCATGCGGCCGTGGCCGCCAACAGCGGAAAGATCGGCACCTTCGGCCATGGCTTCACCTACTCGGGCCACCCGGTGACGGCCGCGGTGGCGCTCGAGACATTGCGCATCTACGAAGACGAAGAAGTGCTCGCGCACGTGAAGTCGCTGGCGCCGAAGTTCCAGGCCGGCCTGCGTCGCTACGCTGGCCATCCGCATGTGGGCGAAGTGCGCGGCGTGGGCCTGATCGGCGCGCTCGAACTCGCGGCCGACCCGGTGAAGCGCACGCCCTTCGATCCCGCAATGAAAGCCGGCGCACGCCTGGCTGAATTCGCGTTGGCCGAAGGCCTGATCGTGCGCGCCATGGGCGATGCGGTGGCTTTCTGCCCGCCGCTCATCATCACGGCCGCGGAAGTCGACGAGATGTTCGAGCGCTTCGATCGCGCAATGGTCCGTTTCGAGGCCTCGCTGGCGTGA
- a CDS encoding histone deacetylase family protein — translation MKIVYSDVHKDHDPQLFMVRGRLKRSNEQPERAFRLLSAVEHDGHEVIAGEDFGPGPRAAIHTPEYLRFLETAYARWRLLDDPSDEVMPNIHPFPGEPCTYPESVVGQAGYHMGDNACSIGPHTWEAAVASAHVATHAAQLVLQGERAAYALCRPPGHHAYADRANGFCYLNNTAIAAQQLRAAHDRVAILDIDVHHGNGTQGIFYRRADVLTISLHGDPRNFTPFFTGYAHERGEGAGLGYNINKPLALGTDIDGYLPALRDACQSIRAFAPGALVVALGLDTHERDPYKGMKITTPGFARLLAEIAGLGLPTVLVQEGGYLSDDLGPNLASALRGFASAA, via the coding sequence ATGAAGATCGTCTACAGCGACGTGCACAAGGACCACGACCCGCAGCTCTTCATGGTGCGCGGCCGTTTGAAGCGCAGCAACGAGCAGCCCGAGCGCGCCTTCCGCCTGCTGTCGGCGGTCGAGCACGACGGCCACGAGGTCATTGCGGGCGAAGATTTCGGCCCCGGCCCGCGCGCCGCGATCCACACGCCGGAGTACCTGCGCTTTCTGGAGACCGCCTACGCGCGCTGGCGGCTGCTGGATGACCCGTCCGACGAGGTCATGCCCAACATCCATCCCTTTCCCGGCGAGCCGTGCACCTACCCCGAGAGCGTGGTCGGGCAGGCCGGCTACCACATGGGCGACAACGCCTGCTCGATCGGTCCGCACACCTGGGAGGCGGCCGTGGCCTCGGCCCACGTGGCCACGCATGCGGCGCAACTGGTGCTGCAGGGCGAGCGTGCGGCCTACGCGCTGTGCCGTCCGCCCGGCCATCACGCCTACGCGGACCGCGCCAACGGCTTCTGCTACCTCAACAACACGGCCATCGCCGCGCAGCAGTTGCGAGCCGCGCACGATCGCGTGGCCATCCTCGACATCGACGTGCATCACGGCAACGGCACGCAGGGCATCTTCTACCGCCGCGCCGACGTGCTGACCATTTCGCTGCACGGCGACCCGCGCAACTTCACGCCCTTTTTCACCGGCTATGCCCACGAGCGCGGCGAGGGCGCGGGCCTGGGCTACAACATCAACAAGCCGCTGGCGCTGGGCACCGACATCGATGGCTACCTGCCGGCCTTGCGCGATGCCTGCCAGAGCATTCGCGCCTTCGCGCCCGGCGCGCTGGTGGTGGCGCTGGGCCTCGATACGCATGAGCGCGATCCCTACAAGGGCATGAAGATCACGACGCCCGGTTTTGCTCGGTTGCTCGCGGAGATTGCCGGCCTCGGCCTGCCGACCGTGCTGGTGCAGGAGGGCGGCTACCTGTCGGACGACCTGGGCCCCAACCTCGCCAGTGCGCTGCGCGGCTTCGCAAGCGCCGCATGA
- a CDS encoding DMT family transporter, with translation MKTASATSVATGLRPPGSRSTGVALFFCALMAFASYDAFCKYMLQFYPAPFINLMRYLSVICIAFAMLLRHGDLRIWRAPQKKLLLLRGTMLATVATCFMTALIWMPLAEATAIYFTAPLLMVALSPWLVGESVRRSQWVAVSAGFAGMLLIVRPGGNLPWLGTVLMAVSAVCYAIFQLLTRRLAGLVASPVQYAYTAVVCLVVTALPAPFFLPAERPAAGAVLLLLAGGACSGLAQWLLLAAFERVEAATLAPLNYFQLLLAVAFSTFWFHRPPDGLAMAGIALIVAAGIYLARRPVKK, from the coding sequence GTGAAGACGGCCAGCGCCACAAGCGTCGCAACGGGGCTGCGCCCGCCGGGCTCCAGGAGCACCGGCGTCGCGCTGTTCTTCTGCGCGCTGATGGCCTTTGCGAGCTACGACGCCTTCTGCAAGTACATGCTGCAGTTCTACCCGGCGCCGTTCATCAACCTGATGCGCTACCTGTCGGTGATCTGCATTGCCTTCGCCATGCTGCTGCGCCACGGCGACCTGCGCATCTGGCGCGCGCCGCAGAAGAAGTTGCTGCTGCTGCGCGGCACCATGCTCGCAACGGTGGCCACCTGCTTCATGACGGCGCTGATCTGGATGCCGCTGGCCGAGGCCACCGCCATCTACTTCACCGCGCCGCTGCTCATGGTGGCGCTGTCGCCCTGGCTGGTCGGCGAATCTGTGCGGCGCAGCCAGTGGGTGGCGGTGAGCGCGGGCTTTGCCGGCATGCTGCTGATCGTGCGGCCCGGCGGCAACCTGCCATGGCTGGGCACGGTGTTGATGGCGGTGTCGGCTGTTTGCTACGCCATCTTCCAGTTGCTCACGCGGCGCCTCGCGGGGTTGGTCGCCAGCCCGGTGCAGTACGCGTACACCGCCGTGGTGTGCCTCGTCGTGACCGCGTTGCCCGCGCCGTTCTTTCTGCCGGCCGAGCGGCCTGCCGCCGGCGCCGTGTTGTTGCTGCTCGCGGGCGGTGCCTGTAGCGGCCTTGCGCAATGGCTGCTGCTGGCGGCCTTCGAGCGCGTCGAGGCCGCCACGCTGGCACCGCTCAATTACTTCCAGCTGCTGCTTGCCGTGGCCTTCAGCACCTTCTGGTTCCATCGGCCGCCCGACGGGTTGGCCATGGCGGGCATTGCGCTGATCGTGGCGGCGGGCATCTACCTGGCGCGGCGGCCGGTGAAAAAATAG
- a CDS encoding GntR family transcriptional regulator, protein MAFSSPSDSAVFESVEAPDLVGLVEAQLTRAIVEGHLAPGSRIVEAEIARRMGVSRAPVREAARRLERQGVLVARPRHGFAVRTISVQEIDDLFEVRLSLELTAVELACRKADDAGLARLRALVDAMVRDAPTQPQHVRIATDLAFHTLISELSGNAHLHRIFSNTQTEMQMIIALIDAVYHDPETMANTHYPIVDALESRDVEASRAAMREHLDDAWLQVRALFVKQHGTVSPSPTPTKGPAR, encoded by the coding sequence ATGGCTTTTTCCTCCCCTTCAGACAGTGCCGTTTTCGAGTCCGTCGAGGCGCCCGACCTGGTCGGGCTGGTCGAGGCGCAACTGACACGCGCCATCGTCGAAGGGCACCTTGCGCCCGGCAGTCGCATCGTCGAAGCCGAGATCGCGCGCCGCATGGGTGTGAGCCGTGCCCCGGTGCGCGAGGCCGCACGCCGGCTCGAACGCCAGGGCGTGCTGGTGGCACGGCCGCGCCACGGCTTTGCGGTGCGCACCATCAGCGTCCAGGAGATCGACGATCTGTTCGAAGTGCGGCTGAGCCTGGAGCTGACTGCCGTCGAGCTGGCCTGCCGCAAGGCCGACGACGCGGGCCTGGCACGCCTGCGCGCGCTGGTCGACGCGATGGTGCGCGACGCACCCACGCAGCCGCAGCACGTGCGCATCGCGACCGACCTGGCTTTTCACACGCTGATCAGCGAGCTTTCGGGCAATGCCCACCTGCACCGCATCTTCTCGAACACGCAGACCGAGATGCAGATGATCATCGCGCTCATCGATGCGGTCTACCACGACCCCGAGACCATGGCCAACACGCACTACCCGATCGTCGATGCGCTGGAGAGCCGCGACGTCGAGGCTTCGCGCGCGGCCATGCGCGAGCACCTGGACGACGCCTGGCTGCAGGTGCGCGCGCTGTTCGTGAAGCAGCACGGCACCGTTTCCCCATCACCCACACCCACCAAAGGACCCGCGCGATGA